The Actinomadura sp. WMMB 499 genome includes a window with the following:
- a CDS encoding ROK family protein, which yields MTDPAPPGGIVLAIDIGGTKLAAALVDGAGRVVAYDRVPTPNEPGRGAEDLWRALDALLDKVVAEGGGPAITGVGVGCGGPMTWPEGAVSPLNIPAWRGFPLRDRLRERHPGLPVRVHNDAICVAVGEHWRGAGRGRANVLGMVVSTGVGGGLVLGGRLVDGASGNAGHIGHVIVDPDGPPCGCGGRGCLEAVARGPGLVAWARERGWRPGEPGTGVELAADARDGAPVAVAAMRRAGRALGVAIASATHLCDLEVVAIGGGVSQAGPLVFEPLREAFDAHARMDFARPLEIVPAELGQPAGLVGAAALIFAPGRYWNAR from the coding sequence GTGACCGATCCCGCTCCCCCCGGCGGCATCGTCCTCGCGATCGACATCGGCGGGACGAAGCTCGCGGCGGCGCTCGTGGACGGCGCCGGGCGCGTCGTCGCCTACGACCGGGTGCCGACGCCGAACGAGCCCGGCCGCGGCGCCGAGGACCTGTGGCGGGCGCTCGACGCGCTCCTCGACAAGGTGGTGGCGGAGGGCGGCGGGCCCGCGATCACCGGTGTCGGGGTGGGGTGCGGCGGCCCGATGACGTGGCCCGAGGGCGCGGTGTCGCCGCTGAACATCCCCGCCTGGCGCGGGTTCCCGCTGCGCGACCGGCTCCGCGAGCGGCACCCGGGTCTGCCCGTCCGGGTGCACAACGACGCGATCTGCGTGGCGGTCGGGGAGCACTGGCGGGGCGCGGGGCGCGGGCGCGCGAACGTGCTGGGCATGGTGGTGTCGACGGGTGTCGGCGGGGGGCTGGTCCTCGGTGGCCGGCTCGTCGACGGTGCCAGCGGGAACGCGGGGCACATCGGGCACGTGATCGTGGATCCGGACGGCCCGCCGTGCGGGTGCGGCGGGCGCGGGTGCCTGGAGGCGGTCGCGCGCGGTCCGGGCCTCGTGGCGTGGGCGCGCGAGCGGGGCTGGCGGCCGGGGGAGCCCGGGACCGGGGTGGAGCTGGCGGCGGACGCGCGGGACGGCGCGCCGGTCGCGGTCGCGGCGATGCGCCGGGCCGGCCGGGCGCTGGGCGTCGCGATCGCGTCCGCGACGCATCTGTGCGACCTCGAGGTGGTGGCGATCGGGGGCGGGGTGTCGCAGGCCGGGCCGCTGGTGTTCGAGCCGCTGCGGGAGGCGTTCGACGCGCACGCCCGGATGGATTTCGCGCGCCCGCTGGAGATCGTCCCGGCGGAGCTCGGGCAGCCCGCGGGCCTCGTCGGGGCCGCGGCGCTGATCTTCGCACCCGGCCGTTACTGGAACGCCAGGTAA
- a CDS encoding AfsR/SARP family transcriptional regulator, protein MVRFKVLGSLEITDHGRVCTLTAPKVRQVLALLLLRTGRLVQNESVVRELWGDAPPKSASTTVQTYIYQLRKALGRERSGSEPLSTQPCGYQMRIDPAELDACLFERYVAEGRRMLDGGRAEDASQRLRQALDLWTGPPLADVTQGPLLSAHAVHLQEQRIRALELRISADVQLDRGRDLIGELRSLVTRYPLHEWFHGQLIEALTRAGRRAEALQAYHNLRIRLDTELGLEPSPELQRLHYEVLVPAERARRSQHQRPVAMANGSSRG, encoded by the coding sequence ATGGTGCGTTTCAAGGTCCTCGGAAGCCTTGAGATAACCGACCACGGGCGGGTGTGCACGCTGACCGCGCCGAAAGTGCGCCAAGTGCTCGCCCTGCTGCTGCTGCGGACCGGCCGGCTCGTGCAGAACGAATCGGTCGTCCGGGAACTGTGGGGGGACGCGCCGCCGAAGAGCGCCTCCACCACGGTGCAGACCTACATCTACCAGTTGCGCAAGGCCCTCGGCCGGGAGCGGTCCGGTTCGGAACCGCTGTCCACGCAGCCGTGCGGCTACCAGATGCGGATCGATCCGGCGGAGCTGGACGCGTGCCTGTTCGAGCGGTACGTGGCCGAGGGGCGCCGGATGCTCGACGGCGGCCGGGCCGAGGACGCCTCGCAGCGGCTGCGGCAGGCGCTCGACCTGTGGACGGGACCGCCGCTGGCCGACGTGACGCAGGGGCCGCTGCTCAGCGCCCACGCCGTGCACCTGCAGGAACAGCGGATCCGTGCGCTCGAACTGCGGATCTCGGCCGACGTCCAGCTCGACCGGGGACGGGACCTGATCGGTGAGCTGCGGTCGCTGGTGACCCGCTACCCGCTGCACGAGTGGTTCCACGGCCAGCTCATCGAGGCGCTGACCCGGGCGGGCCGGCGCGCCGAGGCGCTGCAGGCCTACCACAACCTGCGGATACGGCTGGACACCGAACTCGGCCTGGAACCGTCGCCGGAGCTGCAGCGCCTGCACTACGAGGTCCTGGTGCCCGCGGAGCGGGCCCGGCGGTCGCAGCACCAGCGTCCCGTCGCGATGGCCAACGGGAGTTCCCGAGGCTGA
- the rfbA gene encoding glucose-1-phosphate thymidylyltransferase RfbA, translated as MKGVILAGGSGSRLQPATLVVSKQLLPVSDKPMIYYPLSVLMLAGIRDILIISTPDHLPLFRRLLGDGSRLGLRIDYAAQAEPRGLADAFLVGADHIGDDSVALVLGDNIFHGYSFSELLETAVADVQGCVLFGYPVTDPERYGVGEVDAAGRLLSIEEKPSRPRSNRAITGLYFYDNDVVDIARSLAPSPRGELEITDVNLAYLARGQATLVDLGRGFVWLDAGTPEALLAAGQYVRTIEERQGVRIACIEEIALRKGFIDADTCHRLGAEIANSSYGQYVMAIAKELVQ; from the coding sequence ATGAAGGGCGTCATCCTGGCGGGCGGCTCGGGTTCGCGGCTGCAACCGGCCACGCTGGTGGTCTCCAAGCAGCTGCTGCCGGTCAGCGACAAGCCGATGATCTACTACCCGCTGTCGGTGCTCATGCTGGCGGGGATCCGCGACATCCTGATCATCTCGACGCCGGACCACCTGCCGCTGTTCCGCCGGCTGCTCGGCGACGGATCCCGGCTGGGGCTGCGGATCGACTACGCGGCCCAGGCCGAGCCGCGCGGGCTCGCGGACGCGTTCCTCGTCGGCGCCGACCACATCGGGGACGACTCGGTGGCGCTCGTCCTCGGCGACAACATCTTCCACGGCTACTCGTTCTCCGAACTGCTGGAGACGGCCGTCGCGGACGTCCAGGGATGCGTGCTGTTCGGCTACCCGGTCACCGACCCGGAACGCTACGGCGTCGGCGAGGTCGACGCCGCCGGGCGGCTGCTCTCGATCGAGGAGAAGCCGAGCCGTCCCCGCTCCAACCGCGCGATCACCGGGCTGTACTTCTACGACAACGACGTGGTCGACATCGCCCGGAGCCTGGCGCCCTCCCCGCGCGGGGAACTGGAGATCACCGACGTCAACCTGGCCTACCTGGCGCGCGGCCAGGCCACACTGGTGGACCTCGGGCGCGGATTCGTGTGGCTGGACGCCGGGACGCCCGAGGCGCTGCTGGCCGCCGGCCAGTACGTCCGCACCATCGAGGAACGGCAGGGGGTCCGCATCGCCTGCATCGAGGAAATCGCGCTGCGGAAGGGCTTCATCGACGCCGACACGTGCCATCGGCTGGGCGCGGAAATCGCCAATTCCAGCTATGGCCAGTACGTGATGGCCATAGCGAAGGAACTGGTTCAGTGA
- a CDS encoding NDP-hexose 2,3-dehydratase family protein, with translation MNAPRAVAPEPSLAERLAVSARHPGDAAPAEVRAWLAGTAARARMRVDRVPLEEVDGWSRDPVTGDLGHRSGRFFTITGLRVRDPDGPVPEWTQPIIDQPEVGVLGILVKEFDGVLHFLMQAKVEPGNHGGPQLSPTVQATHSNYTRVHQGSAVPYLDHFTDASRPRLVDVRQSEQGTRFLRKRNRNMVVEAAGDVEVLDGFRWLTLGQVHRLLEMDDVVNMDARTVLGCLPFTDGPAPHGGAAGRTAFGAALLRSCDPEAGALHPMPDLLSWITEARTASGMRAEPVPLAEADGWEAAGGAIAHRTGRFFSVIGVHVTAGAREVGRWGQPLVAPAGTGVIAFLAAPIDGVLHVLVRAAAEPGFVDVAELGPTVQCTPENHAHLPAAARPPFLDEVLAADPDRIRFGALLSEEGGRFHHARNRYLVVETRAGREPPGFRWAAVHQLGALVRHSHYLNVEARTLLACLHSLTSAPGGAR, from the coding sequence ATGAACGCTCCGCGCGCCGTCGCTCCCGAGCCGTCCCTCGCCGAGCGGCTCGCCGTGTCCGCGCGGCATCCCGGCGACGCCGCCCCGGCGGAGGTGCGGGCCTGGCTGGCCGGCACCGCGGCGCGCGCCCGCATGCGGGTGGACCGGGTCCCGCTCGAAGAGGTGGACGGCTGGAGCCGCGACCCCGTGACCGGCGACCTGGGCCATCGCAGCGGCCGCTTCTTCACGATCACGGGACTGCGCGTGCGGGATCCGGACGGCCCCGTCCCGGAGTGGACCCAGCCGATCATCGACCAGCCCGAGGTCGGCGTCCTCGGCATCCTGGTCAAGGAGTTCGACGGGGTGCTGCACTTCCTGATGCAGGCCAAGGTCGAGCCCGGCAACCACGGCGGCCCGCAGCTGTCGCCGACCGTCCAGGCCACCCACAGCAACTACACGCGCGTCCACCAGGGCTCCGCCGTCCCCTACCTGGACCACTTCACGGACGCCTCGCGCCCGCGGCTCGTCGACGTCCGGCAGTCCGAGCAGGGCACCCGGTTCCTCCGCAAGCGCAACCGCAACATGGTCGTGGAGGCGGCCGGCGACGTCGAGGTGCTCGACGGCTTCCGCTGGCTCACGCTCGGCCAGGTGCACCGGCTGCTGGAGATGGACGACGTCGTCAACATGGACGCCCGCACGGTGCTGGGCTGCCTGCCGTTCACCGACGGGCCCGCCCCGCACGGCGGCGCCGCGGGCCGGACCGCGTTCGGCGCCGCGCTGCTGCGCTCCTGCGACCCCGAGGCCGGGGCCCTCCACCCGATGCCGGACCTGCTGAGCTGGATCACCGAGGCGCGCACCGCGAGCGGCATGCGCGCAGAGCCGGTCCCGCTGGCCGAGGCGGACGGCTGGGAGGCGGCCGGCGGCGCCATCGCGCACCGCACCGGCCGGTTCTTCTCCGTCATCGGCGTCCACGTCACGGCGGGCGCGCGCGAGGTCGGCCGGTGGGGCCAGCCGCTGGTGGCGCCCGCCGGGACCGGCGTGATCGCGTTCCTGGCGGCCCCGATCGACGGCGTGCTGCACGTGCTGGTGCGGGCCGCCGCCGAGCCCGGCTTCGTGGACGTGGCGGAGCTGGGGCCCACCGTGCAGTGCACGCCCGAGAACCACGCTCACCTGCCCGCCGCGGCGCGCCCGCCGTTCCTGGACGAGGTACTGGCCGCCGACCCCGACCGGATCAGGTTCGGCGCCCTGCTCTCGGAGGAGGGCGGACGCTTCCACCACGCCCGCAACCGGTACCTGGTCGTCGAGACGCGAGCCGGCCGCGAACCACCGGGATTCCGCTGGGCGGCCGTGCACCAGCTCGGTGCGCTCGTCCGCCACAGCCACTACCTGAACGTCGAGGCCCGCACGCTGCTCGCGTGCCTGCACAGCCTCACGTCGGCGCCGGGAGGTGCGCGATGA
- a CDS encoding Gfo/Idh/MocA family protein — translation MAEDVVRMGVVGCADIAVRRMLPVMAGTDAVDLVAVAARDADRAAAVAARFGCAAEAGYEALLERDDIDAVYVPLPPALHHAWTRRALEAGKHVLAEKPLCVDAVQTAELVELARRRDLALVENFMFLHHSQHRAVRDLVEQGEIGTLRTLSSSFGIPPLDPGSYRYDPELGGGALLDVGVYPLRAAQLYLPGELAVLGACLRLDPATGVDVAGSVLLCSPDGVTAQLDFGFEHAYRSDCALWGDRGLLRVPRAFTPPEHHRPLVRIEQQDRVTELSLPPDHQVRNAIEAFAAAARSGGRRAGTAAPILRQAVLVERVRDAARIVE, via the coding sequence GTGGCTGAGGACGTCGTGCGCATGGGAGTCGTCGGCTGTGCCGACATCGCGGTGCGGCGGATGCTGCCGGTGATGGCCGGGACGGACGCGGTGGACCTGGTGGCGGTGGCGGCGCGGGACGCGGACCGGGCCGCCGCGGTCGCGGCCCGGTTCGGGTGCGCCGCCGAGGCGGGGTACGAGGCGCTGCTGGAACGGGACGACATCGACGCCGTGTACGTGCCGCTGCCGCCCGCCCTGCACCACGCGTGGACGCGGCGCGCCCTGGAGGCGGGCAAGCACGTGCTCGCGGAGAAGCCGCTGTGCGTCGACGCCGTCCAGACCGCGGAGCTGGTGGAGTTGGCCCGGCGGCGGGACCTCGCGCTGGTGGAGAACTTCATGTTCCTCCACCACTCGCAGCACCGGGCCGTCCGCGACCTGGTCGAGCAGGGGGAGATCGGGACGTTGCGGACGCTGTCCAGCTCTTTCGGGATCCCGCCGCTGGATCCGGGGTCGTACCGGTACGACCCGGAACTGGGCGGTGGGGCCCTGCTGGACGTCGGCGTCTACCCGCTGCGCGCCGCCCAGCTCTACCTGCCCGGGGAACTGGCGGTGCTCGGCGCGTGCCTGCGCCTGGACCCGGCGACCGGCGTGGACGTCGCGGGCAGCGTGCTGCTGTGCTCGCCGGACGGAGTCACCGCGCAACTCGACTTCGGGTTCGAGCACGCCTACCGGAGCGACTGCGCGCTGTGGGGCGACCGGGGCCTGCTCAGGGTGCCCAGGGCGTTCACGCCGCCGGAGCACCACCGGCCGCTGGTCCGGATCGAGCAGCAGGACCGCGTCACGGAACTCTCACTGCCGCCCGACCATCAGGTCCGCAACGCGATCGAGGCGTTCGCGGCCGCCGCCCGGTCCGGCGGGCGGCGGGCGGGGACGGCGGCGCCGATCCTGCGGCAGGCGGTGCTGGTCGAGCGGGTGCGCGACGCCGCGCGGATCGTGGAGTGA
- a CDS encoding DUF5988 family protein has translation MHQIDQARTGEESIEAVLVGGPDDIPEIARRMRAPAATTKLKLSHRGGYEHFEVDGRPDGSPRPTVFTWTTRTEAAE, from the coding sequence ATGCATCAGATCGATCAAGCTCGGACCGGCGAAGAGAGCATCGAAGCGGTGCTCGTCGGGGGGCCCGACGACATTCCCGAAATCGCCCGTAGAATGCGGGCGCCGGCGGCGACCACGAAACTCAAGCTGTCCCACCGGGGCGGTTACGAGCATTTCGAGGTGGACGGGCGTCCGGACGGGAGCCCCCGCCCGACCGTCTTTACCTGGACCACCCGGACCGAGGCCGCCGAATGA
- a CDS encoding helix-turn-helix transcriptional regulator: protein MAGLSPYYVSRLFCRETGFPPTRYLGAMRLEAARRRLLCSQASVADISVEVGCASLGTFTTRFNRILGVPPGRYRRHSLLGEGGDGFGGALDGWPFLHASIMVTAGDRGPQPHALHLTAIPAAEPSADEPGGAEPGGGGPVRFCSGEHPHRGARLAHVPPGQWYVAVRPAYGECGPLPAATTLVGPLRTVPGAVVPIELDWNDLKAASAERPHRGVACEPLPLATASRPRRRRPDGRRG, encoded by the coding sequence ATGGCCGGCCTGAGCCCGTACTACGTGTCACGGCTTTTCTGCAGGGAAACGGGCTTCCCGCCGACGCGCTACCTCGGTGCGATGCGCCTGGAGGCGGCACGCCGCAGGCTGCTGTGCAGCCAGGCCAGCGTGGCCGACATCTCCGTCGAGGTCGGGTGCGCCAGCCTCGGGACGTTCACCACGAGGTTCAACCGGATCCTGGGGGTACCGCCCGGCCGGTACCGGCGGCACTCCCTGCTGGGGGAGGGCGGCGACGGGTTCGGCGGCGCACTGGACGGCTGGCCGTTCCTGCACGCCTCGATCATGGTGACGGCCGGCGACCGCGGCCCCCAGCCCCACGCCCTGCACCTCACCGCGATCCCGGCGGCGGAGCCGTCCGCCGACGAGCCGGGCGGCGCGGAGCCGGGCGGCGGCGGGCCGGTGCGGTTCTGCTCGGGCGAGCACCCGCACCGCGGCGCCCGGCTGGCGCACGTTCCGCCCGGCCAGTGGTACGTCGCCGTCCGTCCGGCGTACGGCGAGTGCGGCCCCCTGCCCGCCGCAACCACGCTCGTCGGGCCGCTGCGCACCGTCCCCGGCGCGGTCGTGCCGATCGAGCTGGACTGGAACGACCTCAAGGCCGCGAGCGCCGAGCGTCCGCACCGCGGCGTGGCGTGCGAGCCGCTCCCCCTGGCGACCGCCTCGCGGCCGCGGCGCCGTCGCCCGGACGGCCGGCGCGGCTGA
- a CDS encoding NAD(P)/FAD-dependent oxidoreductase, with amino-acid sequence MAIIGEHAVVMGGSIGGLAAARELSGRYERVTVLDRDVLPDEPADRRGVPQMGHAHALLISGRMRLEEMFPGLADELITAGAVPFDPGYDLLFYQMGALRTRYRSGMRGISVSRAFLELSIRRRVADLPNVTIRDRTAVNGLYGVTGQVHGVELDGGERIAADLVVDATGRAAGRSDRWLEPLGCPAPEVTTVKIDVGYTTRLLRRKPGDALREDGGMLFLMSCVPPHDKRAAAAFAVEGDRWMITLGGWHRAHAPADPEGFAEFAAGLPDPHMANLLANSEPLDEGGHKFVYPAARRRHFEKLSRLPGGYVALGDAICSFNPLYGQGMTVATMEARELGACLDRFGAASPAMARRYYRAAGKVIDAPWQLSTGSDFMFPETVGKRPPGTDLLNKYVRRIMLASHVSTPAHHVMMEVQHLLAPPASIMRPATVVRALRAARRSPAAASDTPHPAGVR; translated from the coding sequence GTGGCCATCATCGGTGAGCATGCGGTCGTCATGGGCGGATCCATCGGGGGGCTGGCGGCGGCCCGCGAACTGTCCGGCCGCTACGAGCGGGTCACGGTGCTGGACCGCGACGTGCTGCCGGACGAACCGGCGGACCGGCGCGGGGTGCCGCAGATGGGGCACGCGCACGCGCTGCTCATCAGCGGCCGGATGCGCCTGGAGGAGATGTTCCCCGGCCTGGCCGACGAGCTGATCACCGCCGGCGCGGTACCGTTCGACCCCGGCTACGACCTGCTCTTCTACCAGATGGGCGCGCTGCGGACCCGCTACCGCAGCGGGATGCGCGGGATCAGCGTCAGCCGCGCCTTCCTGGAACTGTCGATCCGGCGGCGGGTGGCGGACCTGCCGAACGTCACGATCCGGGACCGCACCGCCGTCAACGGCCTGTACGGCGTCACCGGCCAGGTCCACGGCGTCGAGCTCGACGGCGGTGAGCGCATCGCGGCGGACCTCGTGGTGGACGCGACGGGCCGCGCCGCCGGCCGCTCGGACCGATGGCTCGAACCGCTGGGCTGCCCCGCACCCGAGGTCACCACCGTCAAGATCGACGTCGGCTACACCACCCGGCTGCTGCGCCGCAAGCCCGGGGACGCGCTGCGCGAGGACGGCGGCATGCTGTTCCTCATGTCGTGCGTCCCGCCGCACGACAAGCGGGCCGCCGCGGCGTTCGCGGTCGAGGGCGACCGCTGGATGATCACGCTCGGCGGCTGGCACCGCGCGCACGCCCCGGCCGACCCGGAGGGGTTCGCCGAGTTCGCCGCCGGCCTGCCCGACCCGCACATGGCGAACCTGCTCGCGAACAGCGAACCGCTGGACGAGGGCGGGCACAAGTTCGTCTACCCGGCGGCCCGCCGCCGCCACTTCGAGAAGCTGAGCCGGCTGCCCGGCGGGTACGTGGCGCTGGGCGACGCGATCTGCAGCTTCAACCCGCTCTACGGGCAGGGCATGACCGTCGCCACCATGGAGGCGCGGGAACTGGGCGCCTGCCTGGACCGGTTCGGCGCCGCGAGCCCCGCGATGGCGCGCCGCTACTACCGGGCGGCGGGCAAGGTGATCGACGCCCCGTGGCAGCTGTCCACGGGGAGCGACTTCATGTTCCCCGAGACGGTGGGGAAGCGGCCCCCGGGCACCGACCTGCTCAACAAGTACGTCCGCCGGATCATGCTGGCCAGCCACGTCTCGACGCCGGCGCACCACGTGATGATGGAGGTGCAGCACCTCCTCGCCCCGCCCGCCTCGATCATGCGTCCGGCGACCGTGGTCCGCGCGCTGCGCGCGGCGCGGCGCTCGCCCGCGGCCGCCTCCGACACCCCGCATCCCGCCGGCGTGCGCTGA
- a CDS encoding NDP-hexose 2,3-dehydratase family protein: protein METTATERRSGDRPMWERLAASAAAAGARVTDEEVRAWLSDVRDRTPVQVKEVPLDTLDGWSVDPDTGAIGHPSGGFFTIEAMEKHATVHGSISHTNYPIIIQPDMGTLGILLKEFDGVPHLLMQAVVEPGNPDGVLLGPTVQDTWSTRAENVPYLEYFTEPDAHRIVADVRQSEQGSWFFRKRNRNVVVETDDDVEAGDGHRWLSLGQVLGLFAEGRLNVSACSVLSCLPFTGPGRAERAGDGDAFRAALLRSCEPDAPALHGTTEVVSWLNRARTYGDMNVERINLADADMWKLADGVLAHGHFKFFWVSGNEVTVGDDSWTQPMIRTVADALVVFLVRNIDGVLHVLVNSVFEGGYVDVSEFGPSLQCIPAFYEQMTPDAYPRFLEELKNAEPSRIRYETTLIDHGDVFQGASGRYVILETDVDVEGSGDGYGDFRWVTIGQLAELNRHSHYLNQQARNLLLCLQAMCSADAG, encoded by the coding sequence GTGGAGACAACAGCGACCGAGCGGCGCTCCGGTGACCGCCCGATGTGGGAGCGGCTCGCCGCGTCCGCCGCCGCGGCGGGGGCACGGGTGACCGACGAGGAGGTCCGCGCCTGGCTGTCGGACGTCCGGGACCGCACCCCGGTGCAGGTCAAGGAGGTTCCCCTCGACACGCTCGACGGCTGGTCGGTGGATCCGGACACCGGCGCGATCGGCCACCCGAGCGGCGGGTTCTTCACCATCGAGGCGATGGAGAAGCACGCCACCGTGCACGGCTCCATCTCCCACACGAACTACCCGATCATCATCCAGCCGGACATGGGGACCCTGGGCATCCTGCTCAAGGAGTTCGACGGCGTGCCGCATCTGCTGATGCAGGCCGTGGTGGAGCCGGGCAACCCCGACGGCGTGCTGCTCGGCCCCACCGTGCAGGACACCTGGAGCACCCGCGCCGAGAACGTGCCGTACCTCGAGTACTTCACGGAACCGGACGCGCACCGCATCGTCGCGGACGTGCGCCAGTCCGAGCAGGGGTCGTGGTTCTTCCGCAAGCGCAACCGCAACGTCGTCGTGGAGACCGACGACGACGTGGAGGCCGGCGACGGGCACCGCTGGCTGTCGCTCGGCCAGGTCCTCGGCCTCTTCGCCGAGGGCAGGCTCAACGTGAGCGCGTGCTCGGTGCTGTCGTGCCTGCCGTTCACCGGACCGGGACGGGCGGAGCGCGCCGGGGACGGCGACGCGTTCCGCGCCGCGCTGCTGCGGTCGTGCGAACCGGACGCCCCGGCGCTGCACGGGACCACCGAGGTCGTGAGCTGGCTGAACCGGGCCCGTACCTACGGCGACATGAACGTCGAGCGGATCAACCTCGCCGACGCCGACATGTGGAAGCTGGCCGACGGCGTGCTGGCGCACGGCCACTTCAAGTTCTTCTGGGTCTCCGGCAACGAGGTGACCGTCGGCGACGACTCCTGGACCCAGCCGATGATCCGGACGGTCGCGGACGCGCTGGTGGTCTTCCTCGTCCGGAACATCGACGGGGTGCTGCACGTCCTGGTGAACTCGGTGTTCGAGGGCGGCTACGTGGACGTCAGCGAGTTCGGCCCGAGCCTGCAGTGCATCCCCGCGTTCTACGAGCAGATGACGCCGGACGCCTACCCGCGCTTCCTCGAGGAGCTGAAGAACGCGGAGCCGTCCCGGATCCGCTACGAGACGACGCTGATCGACCACGGCGACGTCTTCCAGGGCGCCTCGGGCCGGTACGTGATCCTGGAGACCGACGTGGACGTCGAGGGCTCCGGGGACGGCTACGGCGACTTCCGGTGGGTGACGATCGGCCAGCTCGCCGAGCTGAACCGGCACAGCCACTACCTCAACCAGCAGGCCCGGAACCTGCTGCTGTGCCTGCAGGCCATGTGCTCGGCGGACGCGGGCTGA
- a CDS encoding YHS domain-containing protein, protein MFFIEMFVPEGVLTDARRELIAERLVALEDLTEGESMHPDSAAVVRQVMHVVVHEPKTWWTADGPVDKARPRFVVRAHVPNAWRKDLSEYLVQFFTRMIAETEDDPERLYRDPFCEVHVVGVPEGGYGLRGKVMESSALIRMIGDPYRKAQEAGEVQAPEGSFYDPMCGVLVTRDEAVLLEHEGTTYGFCCKHCRQLFVEEKRQAAEASS, encoded by the coding sequence ATGTTCTTCATCGAAATGTTCGTCCCGGAAGGCGTGCTCACGGACGCGCGGCGGGAGCTGATCGCCGAGCGGCTGGTGGCGCTGGAGGACCTGACCGAGGGCGAGTCGATGCACCCGGACTCGGCCGCGGTCGTCCGGCAGGTCATGCACGTGGTGGTCCACGAGCCGAAGACCTGGTGGACCGCGGACGGGCCGGTCGACAAGGCGCGCCCCCGCTTCGTCGTGCGCGCCCACGTGCCCAACGCATGGCGCAAGGACCTCAGCGAGTACCTCGTCCAGTTCTTCACCAGGATGATCGCCGAGACCGAGGACGACCCCGAGCGCCTGTACCGCGACCCGTTCTGCGAGGTGCACGTCGTCGGCGTCCCCGAGGGCGGGTACGGGCTGCGGGGCAAGGTCATGGAGTCGTCCGCGCTGATCCGGATGATCGGGGACCCGTACCGCAAGGCGCAGGAGGCGGGCGAGGTCCAGGCCCCCGAGGGCTCGTTCTACGACCCGATGTGCGGCGTGCTGGTGACGCGGGACGAGGCCGTCCTCCTGGAGCACGAGGGCACGACCTACGGGTTCTGCTGCAAGCACTGCCGCCAGCTCTTCGTCGAGGAGAAGCGCCAGGCCGCGGAGGCCTCCTCCTGA